One stretch of Streptomyces peucetius DNA includes these proteins:
- a CDS encoding phosphocholine-specific phospholipase C — translation MSPEISRRRVLALGTGALGAAAAGSLLPPSLRAALAAEPPSGGLRAVRHVVVLMQENRSFDHYFGTLRGVCGFGDRNAVELPTGSPVYAQPAPHSGTVLPFPVRDAAETQKKDLQYIGDLDHSWGGGARAWRDGWMDGWVSAKTAATMAYYDRRDLPLHYELADTFTICDAYHSSVHTSTNPNRNHLWSGWTGYEVDGSRAVTNAAYAEGTHPGYPWPTYAERLEKAGRSWKTYTEWENFTDNSIEFFTSFKKIARKALARTGDAGAGEFTYMEAFYAKVRGTQDPGERAALLAALEEGVATLTQSERSLFERGLRRVETGTLADSFRADVAAGRLPEVSYLVPSAADSEHPGASSPIASASLIYRILDALASHSEVWRHTVVLINYDENDGFFDHVPPPVPPMDDPDERWQGLPTGLGVRVPMLVVSPWSVGGYVCSEVFDHTSVIRLLEKWTGVEEPHISPWRRTVTGDLTSAFDFGRAGPQPEVARPGEIPPFTGRWRPQPPAVQSMPVQEPGNRPARPLPYQPDADATVSADAVTVALRNSGRASAHFALYPYAGEFDVPQHRDVRGKAQWTVPLTGDAYRFTITGPNGFRREFAGPAGGAAEVASAVDPRDRDLHLTLRNNGSAPLTFTVRPLGYVEEADLHDWTRRITVRPGRSRTVVHSAADAHGWYDIEVTVEGVDPEPAAVPGFRRRLMGHIENGRAGVSG, via the coding sequence CGCCGTCCCTGCGGGCGGCGCTCGCCGCCGAACCGCCGAGCGGCGGGCTGCGGGCGGTCAGGCACGTGGTGGTCCTCATGCAGGAGAACCGGTCCTTCGACCACTACTTCGGGACACTGCGCGGCGTCTGCGGTTTCGGCGACCGCAACGCCGTCGAACTCCCCACCGGCAGCCCGGTCTACGCGCAGCCCGCGCCGCACAGCGGGACGGTCCTGCCGTTTCCGGTGCGGGACGCCGCAGAGACGCAGAAGAAGGACCTCCAGTACATCGGCGACCTCGACCACTCGTGGGGCGGCGGCGCCAGGGCATGGCGCGACGGCTGGATGGACGGCTGGGTCTCGGCGAAGACCGCCGCGACCATGGCGTACTACGACCGGCGCGACCTGCCGCTGCACTACGAACTCGCGGACACCTTCACCATCTGCGACGCCTACCACTCGTCCGTCCACACCTCGACGAACCCCAACCGCAACCACCTGTGGAGCGGCTGGACGGGATACGAGGTTGACGGCAGCCGCGCCGTCACCAACGCCGCGTACGCCGAGGGCACCCACCCGGGCTATCCGTGGCCCACGTACGCGGAGCGCCTGGAGAAGGCCGGACGCAGCTGGAAGACGTACACGGAGTGGGAGAACTTCACCGACAACAGCATCGAGTTCTTCACCAGCTTCAAGAAGATCGCCCGCAAGGCGCTGGCCAGGACCGGTGACGCGGGAGCCGGTGAATTCACCTACATGGAGGCCTTCTACGCGAAGGTCCGTGGCACGCAGGACCCCGGGGAGCGGGCCGCTCTGCTCGCCGCGCTCGAGGAGGGCGTGGCGACTCTGACGCAGAGCGAGCGGTCGCTGTTCGAGCGCGGACTGCGGCGCGTCGAGACCGGCACCCTCGCCGACAGCTTCCGCGCCGACGTCGCCGCCGGCCGGCTCCCCGAGGTCTCGTACCTGGTGCCGTCCGCCGCCGACTCCGAGCATCCCGGTGCCTCGTCGCCGATCGCCTCCGCCTCGCTCATCTACCGGATCCTCGACGCCCTGGCCTCGCACTCCGAGGTCTGGCGGCACACCGTGGTCCTGATCAACTACGACGAGAACGACGGCTTCTTCGACCACGTCCCGCCGCCCGTTCCGCCCATGGACGACCCGGACGAGCGCTGGCAGGGGCTCCCGACCGGCCTGGGGGTCCGCGTCCCGATGCTCGTCGTGTCCCCCTGGTCCGTCGGCGGCTATGTGTGCTCGGAGGTCTTCGACCACACCTCGGTGATCCGGCTGCTGGAGAAGTGGACCGGTGTCGAGGAGCCTCATATCTCGCCGTGGCGGCGTACCGTCACCGGCGACCTGACCTCCGCCTTCGACTTCGGCCGCGCCGGGCCGCAGCCGGAGGTGGCGCGGCCGGGGGAGATCCCGCCGTTCACGGGCCGCTGGCGGCCGCAGCCGCCGGCGGTGCAGTCCATGCCCGTCCAGGAGCCCGGGAACCGGCCGGCCCGCCCGCTGCCGTACCAGCCCGACGCCGACGCCACGGTCTCGGCGGACGCCGTCACCGTCGCGCTGCGCAACAGCGGCCGGGCGAGCGCGCACTTCGCGCTCTACCCGTACGCCGGGGAGTTCGACGTCCCCCAGCACCGCGATGTAAGGGGCAAGGCGCAATGGACGGTGCCCCTTACCGGTGACGCCTACCGCTTCACGATCACCGGCCCCAACGGCTTCCGCCGGGAGTTCGCCGGTCCGGCGGGCGGCGCGGCGGAGGTCGCCTCCGCCGTCGACCCCCGCGACCGCGACCTGCACCTCACTCTGCGCAACAACGGCAGCGCGCCGCTCACCTTCACCGTGCGGCCCCTTGGCTATGTGGAGGAAGCCGACCTGCACGACTGGACCCGCCGCATCACGGTCAGGCCGGGCCGCAGCCGCACGGTCGTCCACTCGGCGGCCGACGCCCACGGCTGGTACGACATCGAGGTGACCGTCGAGGGGGTGGATCCGGAGCCGGCGGCGGTGCCCGGCTTCAGGCGCCGGCTGATGGGCCACATCGAGAACGGCCGCGCCGGTGTCTCCGGCTGA
- a CDS encoding MMPL family transporter, giving the protein MAAIARWCVRHRFVVVLLWLVTLVGAASAATVAGTSYSNDYEVPGTESGRATAVLQEGFDRRSGDSDTIVWHTDSGTVRDPDIEKRMSAMLDDVAALDGIALVAGPYGSDGAPQISADSKTAFAYVTFDDPVEDIPPAQAQAVVDTARAARADGVAVELGGGAVALTEGSGGHLAEIVGVAVAAVVLFLVFGSLAASVLPIATALVSVGTAYAGTVLLGHVMTVADFAPMLGLLIGLGVGIDYALFIVTRHRQGLKRGVPVDRAARDAVTTTGRAVVFAGATVCIALLGMLILRLGFLNGVAIAASLTVVLTVAASVTLLPALLSLIGMRALSRRERRRLAGHGPQPELPTGFAARWSAFVERRPKLLGAVAAAVMLALALPTFSLHLGTSDQGNGPDTATTRQAYDLLAEGFGPGINGPLTLVAGLEGPDDHMAMDRLRHDLQATDGVSSVGPVTYNGSGDTAVLTVVPETAPQSKATSELVDRLRTDVLPVAEKGTSLEVHVGGVTASYDDFAEIIVGKLPLFVGVVIALGCLLLLLAFRSVGIPLKAAAMNVLAVASAFGVVVAVFQWGWGSELLGLGRAGPIEPFLPVIMVSVLFGLSMDYQVFLVSRMYEEWLETGDNRRAVRVGLAETSRVINSAAVIMISVFLAFVLSGDRVIAMFGIGLAAAVALDAFVLRTLLVPALMHMLGGANWWLPRGVDRLLPRISIEKPASREAAHARFPQGRASESGELVP; this is encoded by the coding sequence TTGGCAGCAATCGCCCGGTGGTGCGTCAGGCACCGCTTCGTCGTCGTCCTGCTCTGGCTCGTCACCCTGGTCGGCGCGGCGTCCGCGGCGACCGTCGCGGGGACCTCGTACTCCAACGACTACGAGGTCCCGGGCACGGAATCGGGCCGCGCCACCGCGGTGCTCCAGGAGGGCTTCGACCGGCGGAGCGGGGACAGCGACACCATCGTCTGGCACACGGACAGCGGCACCGTCCGTGACCCCGACATCGAGAAACGCATGTCCGCGATGCTCGACGACGTCGCCGCACTCGACGGCATCGCCCTCGTCGCCGGCCCCTACGGCAGCGACGGCGCCCCGCAGATCAGCGCCGACTCGAAGACCGCGTTCGCGTACGTCACCTTCGACGACCCTGTCGAGGACATCCCACCGGCTCAGGCGCAGGCCGTCGTGGACACGGCGAGAGCGGCCCGGGCCGACGGGGTGGCGGTCGAGCTCGGCGGTGGCGCCGTCGCCCTCACCGAAGGCTCCGGCGGCCATCTCGCCGAGATCGTGGGCGTGGCGGTCGCGGCCGTCGTCCTCTTCCTGGTCTTCGGCTCCCTCGCCGCCAGCGTGCTGCCCATCGCCACCGCGCTCGTCTCCGTCGGCACCGCCTACGCGGGGACAGTGCTCCTCGGCCATGTGATGACCGTCGCCGACTTCGCACCCATGCTCGGCCTGCTGATCGGGCTCGGCGTCGGCATCGACTACGCCCTCTTCATCGTCACCAGGCACCGCCAGGGCCTCAAACGCGGCGTGCCGGTCGACCGGGCGGCGCGCGACGCCGTGACCACCACCGGCCGGGCGGTCGTCTTCGCGGGCGCCACCGTCTGCATCGCGCTGCTCGGCATGCTGATCCTGCGGCTCGGTTTCCTGAACGGTGTCGCCATCGCCGCCTCCCTCACCGTCGTCCTCACCGTGGCCGCCTCCGTGACGCTGCTGCCCGCCCTGCTCTCGCTGATCGGCATGCGTGCGCTGAGCCGTCGCGAACGGCGCCGGCTGGCCGGGCACGGGCCGCAGCCGGAGCTGCCGACGGGCTTCGCCGCCCGCTGGTCCGCCTTCGTCGAACGCCGGCCCAAACTGCTGGGCGCCGTCGCCGCGGCCGTCATGCTGGCGCTCGCCCTGCCGACGTTCTCGCTCCACCTCGGCACCTCCGACCAGGGCAACGGCCCCGACACCGCCACCACCCGGCAGGCGTACGACCTGCTCGCCGAAGGCTTCGGCCCCGGCATCAACGGGCCCCTCACCCTGGTCGCCGGGCTCGAGGGCCCCGACGACCACATGGCCATGGACCGGCTCCGCCACGACCTCCAGGCCACCGACGGCGTCTCGTCCGTCGGCCCCGTCACGTACAACGGCAGCGGCGACACGGCGGTGCTCACCGTCGTCCCCGAGACCGCGCCCCAGTCGAAGGCGACGAGCGAGCTCGTCGACCGCCTGCGCACCGACGTCCTGCCCGTCGCCGAGAAGGGCACCTCGCTCGAGGTGCACGTCGGCGGCGTCACCGCGAGCTACGACGACTTCGCGGAGATCATCGTCGGAAAGCTGCCGCTGTTCGTCGGCGTCGTGATCGCGCTCGGCTGTCTGCTACTGCTCCTGGCCTTCCGCTCCGTCGGCATCCCGCTGAAGGCCGCGGCGATGAACGTGCTCGCCGTCGCCTCCGCCTTCGGCGTCGTCGTGGCGGTCTTCCAGTGGGGCTGGGGCAGCGAACTGCTGGGTCTCGGCAGAGCCGGCCCCATCGAACCGTTCCTGCCCGTGATCATGGTCTCGGTGCTCTTCGGGCTCTCCATGGACTACCAGGTCTTCCTGGTCAGCCGGATGTACGAGGAGTGGCTGGAGACCGGCGACAACCGGCGAGCGGTACGCGTGGGCCTCGCGGAGACCAGCCGTGTGATCAACTCCGCCGCCGTCATCATGATCTCGGTGTTCCTCGCCTTCGTGCTCAGCGGCGACCGGGTCATCGCCATGTTCGGCATCGGACTGGCGGCCGCGGTGGCACTGGACGCGTTCGTCCTGCGGACGCTGCTGGTGCCCGCCCTCATGCACATGCTCGGCGGCGCGAACTGGTGGCTGCCGCGCGGAGTGGACCGGCTGCTGCCGCGGATCAGCATCGAAAAGCCGGCGTCCCGCGAGGCCGCGCATGCGAGGTTCCCGCAGGGGCGCGCGAGCGAGAGCGGCGAGCTCGTGCCGTAA
- a CDS encoding GNAT family N-acetyltransferase: protein MFATDLGDDGAELRPLEPWQAEEFFDHMERGREYIGRYVGLPDIVTDVDAARGFLQRYADKKAADTGRIHGIWLADTLVGGVMLRTMDVDQGTCEAGCWLEPSAVGRGLVTRAVTVLVDWAIGTRGMHRVEWIVASANEASINVAKRLGMTHAGTRREPYLYRGERHDEQIWSVLAPEWQARRPQRG, encoded by the coding sequence GTGTTCGCGACAGACCTCGGCGACGACGGGGCGGAGCTGCGTCCGCTGGAACCCTGGCAGGCCGAGGAGTTCTTCGACCACATGGAACGCGGCCGCGAGTACATCGGCCGCTACGTGGGCCTGCCGGACATCGTCACGGACGTCGACGCCGCCCGCGGATTCCTCCAGCGGTACGCCGACAAGAAGGCCGCGGACACCGGCCGCATCCATGGCATCTGGCTGGCGGACACCCTTGTCGGGGGCGTCATGCTCCGCACCATGGACGTCGACCAGGGCACCTGCGAGGCGGGCTGCTGGCTCGAGCCCTCGGCGGTGGGCCGCGGCCTGGTCACCCGTGCCGTGACGGTCCTCGTCGACTGGGCGATCGGGACGCGCGGGATGCACCGCGTGGAGTGGATCGTCGCCTCCGCCAACGAGGCGAGCATCAACGTCGCCAAGCGCCTCGGCATGACCCACGCGGGCACCCGGCGGGAGCCGTACCTGTACCGGGGCGAGCGGCACGACGAGCAGATCTGGTCGGTGCTGGCCCCGGAATGGCAGGCGCGGCGGCCTCAGCGCGGGTGA
- a CDS encoding GNAT family N-acetyltransferase, translating to MHRQDHTAVLALFDRQLRRDAHPGERDGDVVRQSGDDGDWSGVLWSSLRPDTADAAIARQVRHFSALGRPFEWKLYSYDTPDDLGARLRAAGFVPEAQETVMAGEAARMAVDVELPDGVRLEPVTDAAGVDLVVQVHEQAFGTSGDRLRAQLLVQLAKNADTVDITLAMAGDLPVCSARMERYPGTDFAGLWGGGTLAAWRGRGIYRALVAHRARLAVAKGVRHLQVDASDDSRPILERLGFTALCTTTPYVYEP from the coding sequence ATGCACCGACAGGATCACACGGCCGTCCTCGCCCTCTTCGACCGCCAGTTGCGGCGCGACGCCCATCCCGGGGAACGCGACGGTGACGTCGTACGGCAGTCCGGCGACGACGGGGACTGGAGCGGCGTCCTCTGGTCCTCGCTGCGACCGGACACGGCCGACGCCGCGATCGCCCGCCAGGTGCGGCACTTCTCGGCGCTCGGCCGGCCCTTCGAATGGAAGCTGTACAGCTACGACACGCCCGACGACCTCGGCGCACGGCTGCGTGCCGCCGGGTTCGTGCCGGAGGCGCAGGAGACGGTGATGGCCGGCGAGGCCGCGCGCATGGCCGTCGACGTCGAACTGCCCGACGGGGTACGGCTGGAGCCGGTGACCGACGCGGCGGGCGTCGATCTCGTGGTGCAGGTGCACGAGCAGGCGTTCGGCACCTCCGGCGACCGGCTGCGCGCACAACTGCTCGTACAACTGGCCAAGAATGCCGACACGGTCGACATCACGCTGGCCATGGCCGGCGACCTGCCGGTGTGCTCGGCCCGTATGGAGCGCTACCCCGGCACCGACTTCGCCGGCCTGTGGGGCGGCGGCACCCTGGCCGCGTGGCGCGGCCGCGGCATCTACCGCGCCCTGGTCGCCCACCGTGCCCGGCTCGCCGTCGCCAAGGGCGTGCGCCACCTCCAGGTCGACGCGTCCGACGACAGCAGGCCCATCCTCGAACGACTGGGTTTCACGGCGTTGTGCACCACGACGCCGTACGTCTACGAGCCGTGA
- a CDS encoding ArsR/SmtB family transcription factor — translation MGWWEVNADTLANSRFVTSPLLETAAALMLLEKGTAAHPAERRWLDAHRPAYRERLAADLVTALLVPVALGRHRWIADFVTPVPPRGSDARGTAAFDEELARVRGTPADAALADLEVAHRGPLPAALCRPDLPERVADLLQWVWDTAVAPSWPRRRRVAEADVVARTGQLSRAGWAAALDDMHPEMRWLGGSRLRINSRTHPPRQLMGAQLLFVPVTPRMGWISTERPDPDGTVHRYAVVYPCSGALAEPGRAAAPEALARLLGAGRAGVLVLLDAPMSTTHLVAVTGQGLGSVGRHLKVLLDAGLVGRRRAGRSVLYYRTGAGDVLVAAQGPERSGEPARLPAHGS, via the coding sequence TTGGGCTGGTGGGAAGTCAACGCGGACACGCTCGCGAACAGCCGCTTCGTCACGTCCCCGCTGCTGGAGACGGCAGCGGCCCTGATGCTGCTGGAGAAGGGCACGGCCGCCCACCCTGCCGAGCGCCGCTGGCTGGACGCCCACCGGCCGGCCTACCGGGAGCGGCTGGCCGCCGACCTGGTCACCGCGCTGCTGGTTCCCGTGGCGCTGGGGCGGCACCGGTGGATCGCCGACTTCGTCACACCGGTGCCGCCCCGCGGCAGTGATGCGCGAGGCACAGCGGCGTTCGACGAGGAGCTGGCCCGGGTCCGGGGGACGCCGGCCGACGCCGCCCTCGCCGACCTGGAGGTCGCGCACCGGGGGCCGCTCCCCGCGGCGTTGTGCCGCCCCGACCTGCCGGAACGCGTCGCGGATCTGCTCCAGTGGGTGTGGGACACGGCCGTCGCGCCCTCCTGGCCCCGACGGCGGCGTGTCGCAGAGGCCGATGTGGTGGCGCGCACCGGCCAGTTGAGCCGGGCGGGCTGGGCGGCCGCTCTGGACGACATGCATCCGGAGATGCGGTGGCTGGGCGGCAGCCGGCTGCGGATCAACTCCCGCACCCACCCGCCCCGGCAGCTGATGGGCGCCCAGTTGCTGTTCGTACCGGTCACGCCGCGCATGGGCTGGATCTCCACGGAACGGCCGGACCCGGACGGGACGGTGCACCGGTACGCCGTCGTGTACCCGTGCTCGGGCGCGCTCGCCGAACCGGGACGGGCCGCCGCCCCCGAGGCGCTGGCCAGGCTCCTGGGTGCCGGGCGTGCGGGCGTGCTGGTGCTGCTCGACGCCCCGATGAGCACCACGCACCTGGTGGCCGTGACGGGCCAGGGGCTCGGTTCGGTGGGCCGCCATCTCAAGGTGCTGCTGGACGCCGGGCTGGTGGGCCGCCGCCGCGCGGGGCGGTCGGTGCTCTACTACCGCACCGGCGCCGGTGACGTGCTGGTCGCCGCCCAGGGCCCGGAGCGGTCAGGAGAACCGGCCCGGCTGCCGGCTCACGGCTCGTAG
- a CDS encoding MFS transporter: MRTYQELFRTPEFLPLLAASAAHVAALTVSSLALGTLVYDATGSPLLAALSMFGPLLAQMIGASLLLSAADRLPPRAATVGLALCFAAGTATLALPGLPVAAVFAILAVHGMLGSVGGGVRYGLLTEILPADGYLLGRSVLNLCAGSLQICGYAVGGVLVAVLSPRGALLAGAALYVVAAAVARCGLAGRPPRAKGRPSAAETWRTNARLWSARPRRHVYLALWVPNGLVVGAESLFVSYAPRHAGLLFAFAAGGMLAGDTLTGRFLPVRWRERFGAPPLLLLLALPYLVFALRPALPVALVAVTVASTGFSASLLLQERLMALTPGELSGHAFGLHSSGMLTMQGVAAAVAGGIAQFTTPATAMTVMAAASATVTLALTPHLRRPPADAVRAAPEAEGDLRPTDAA; encoded by the coding sequence ATGCGCACCTATCAAGAGCTCTTCAGAACCCCGGAGTTCCTCCCGCTGCTCGCGGCGTCCGCCGCGCACGTGGCGGCGCTGACGGTGAGCAGTCTGGCCCTGGGCACCCTGGTCTACGACGCGACCGGGTCCCCGCTCCTCGCCGCCCTCAGCATGTTCGGCCCGCTGCTGGCCCAGATGATCGGGGCGAGCCTCCTGCTGTCGGCGGCCGACCGGCTGCCGCCGCGCGCCGCGACCGTCGGACTGGCGCTCTGCTTCGCCGCCGGCACCGCGACCCTCGCCCTCCCCGGCCTGCCGGTCGCCGCGGTCTTCGCGATCCTGGCGGTGCACGGCATGCTCGGCTCGGTCGGCGGCGGCGTGCGGTACGGGCTCCTCACCGAGATCCTTCCCGCCGACGGCTACCTGCTCGGCCGGTCGGTGCTCAACCTGTGCGCGGGCAGCCTGCAGATCTGCGGCTACGCCGTCGGCGGCGTGCTGGTCGCCGTGCTGTCGCCGCGCGGCGCGCTGCTCGCCGGCGCCGCCCTGTACGTGGTCGCCGCGGCCGTCGCCCGCTGCGGCCTGGCGGGGCGGCCGCCACGCGCGAAGGGCCGTCCGTCCGCCGCCGAGACCTGGCGGACCAACGCGCGCCTCTGGTCGGCGCGACCGCGGCGCCACGTCTACCTCGCCCTGTGGGTGCCCAATGGTCTCGTCGTGGGCGCCGAGTCCCTCTTCGTCTCCTACGCGCCCCGTCACGCCGGCCTGCTGTTCGCCTTCGCCGCGGGGGGCATGCTCGCCGGTGACACCCTGACCGGCCGCTTCCTGCCGGTGCGGTGGCGCGAACGGTTCGGTGCGCCACCTCTGCTCCTGCTGCTCGCCCTCCCGTACCTGGTCTTCGCCCTGCGACCGGCGCTGCCCGTGGCCCTCGTCGCCGTGACGGTCGCGTCGACCGGCTTCTCGGCAAGCCTGCTGCTCCAGGAACGCCTGATGGCCCTGACCCCGGGCGAGTTGAGCGGGCACGCCTTCGGGCTGCACTCGTCGGGGATGCTCACCATGCAGGGCGTCGCCGCGGCGGTCGCCGGCGGCATCGCGCAGTTCACCACTCCCGCGACGGCGATGACCGTGATGGCCGCCGCCTCTGCAACGGTCACCCTCGCCCTGACCCCGCACCTCAGGCGCCCCCCGGCGGATGCCGTACGTGCCGCGCCGGAGGCCGAGGGGGACCTGAGGCCCACGGACGCCGCCTAA